Proteins encoded in a region of the Pseudomonas sp. PDNC002 genome:
- a CDS encoding glutamine synthetase family protein, which translates to MTGEGFLTGRRLQLARGVLLQCIMGGYPPAKYYGSDDGDLALVAEPTQIHRLPWSDEPRAFAICDAVELDGKPSGLSTRGLLKQVLARYAERGWSPVVATELEFFVFAPNPDANEPFQAPVGLDGRREIGHSAFSVSSNNGLRPFFQDVYRCMEAVGLERDTFMHEMGTTQFEINFLHGDPVLLADQTFLFKHLLKEVALKHGLIVVCMAKPLAHTPGSSMHIHQSIVDGEGRNIFSDGNGGATPAFRHFIGGQQACLADFTLLFAPNVNSFQRLCHPYASPNNACWSHDNRAAGLRIPASPPVARRVENRLPGADANPYLAIAASLAAGLHGIERELEPSAPIQGEFEVPPELLLPCTMYDALQRLQRSELAREVFGNEFIDGYCATKSMELTSFFDEISPWERRVLAAQA; encoded by the coding sequence ATGACCGGCGAGGGCTTCCTCACCGGGCGCCGGTTGCAGCTGGCGCGCGGCGTCCTGCTGCAATGCATCATGGGCGGCTACCCGCCGGCGAAATACTACGGCAGCGACGATGGCGACCTCGCCCTGGTTGCCGAGCCCACCCAGATCCACCGCCTGCCCTGGAGCGACGAGCCCCGCGCCTTCGCCATCTGCGATGCGGTCGAGCTCGACGGCAAACCTTCCGGCCTGTCCACCCGCGGCCTGCTCAAGCAGGTGTTGGCGCGTTACGCCGAACGCGGCTGGAGCCCGGTGGTGGCGACCGAACTCGAGTTCTTCGTGTTCGCCCCCAACCCGGACGCCAACGAGCCCTTCCAGGCGCCGGTGGGGCTCGACGGTCGCCGCGAGATCGGCCACTCGGCGTTCAGCGTGTCCTCCAACAACGGCCTGCGTCCGTTCTTCCAGGACGTCTACCGCTGCATGGAAGCCGTGGGGCTGGAACGCGACACCTTCATGCACGAGATGGGCACCACCCAGTTCGAGATCAACTTCCTGCACGGTGATCCGGTCCTGCTCGCCGACCAGACCTTCCTGTTCAAGCACCTGCTCAAGGAAGTGGCGCTCAAGCACGGCCTGATCGTCGTCTGCATGGCCAAGCCGCTGGCCCACACGCCGGGCAGTTCGATGCACATCCACCAGAGCATCGTCGACGGCGAAGGTCGCAACATCTTCAGCGATGGCAACGGCGGGGCCACGCCGGCCTTCCGTCATTTCATCGGCGGCCAACAGGCATGCCTGGCGGACTTCACCCTGCTGTTCGCGCCGAACGTGAACTCCTTCCAGCGCCTGTGCCACCCGTACGCGTCGCCGAACAATGCCTGCTGGTCGCACGACAACCGTGCCGCCGGCCTGCGTATCCCGGCCAGCCCGCCGGTCGCTCGTCGTGTGGAGAATCGCCTGCCGGGCGCCGACGCCAACCCGTACCTCGCCATCGCCGCCAGCCTGGCCGCCGGCCTGCACGGCATCGAGCGCGAGCTGGAGCCCTCCGCGCCGATCCAGGGTGAATTCGAGGTGCCGCCGGAACTGCTGCTGCCTTGCACGATGTACGACGCCTTGCAGCGCCTGCAGCGCAGCGAGCTGGCCCGCGAGGTGTTCGGCAACGAGTTCATCGATGGCTACTGCGCGACCAAGTCGATGGAGCTGACCAGCTTCTTCGATGAGATCAGCCCCTGGGAGCGTCGAGTCCTGGCCGCCCAGGCCTGA
- a CDS encoding MFS transporter codes for MLRIVTAFRALYFAAVMLLTGSGLLSTYLALRLGAEKVDGLWIGAMMAAYYLGLVLGGKIGHRLIARVGHIRAYVACGGLVTAAVLGIGLLPWIGFWLVLRVAIGLGMMCQYMVIESWLNEQAEARQRGLVFAGYMVASYLGLVLGQLVLVVHPGLGPELPMMIALCFALSLIPVAITHKVHPAPLRPAPLEPRFFIQRVPQSLTTVLVSGLVVGSFYGLAPLYAVDQGLSTEEIGLFMGGCIFAGLLVQWPLGWLSDRIDRAVLIRNAAILLLLVALPLAALPLLPVPPLSLALLLPMGFLVCLVQFTLYPLAVAFSNDHVEGERRVSLTAMLLVTFGVGACIGPLAAGALMKVFGANMLYAFVCACSLILIWRVRPEKVSGVHRVDEAPVKHVATPDSLASSPLSAALDPRVDDRAVEEQMKGNDATVSSPEAEEESRPA; via the coding sequence ATGCTTCGGATCGTCACTGCCTTCCGCGCTCTGTACTTCGCCGCTGTCATGCTCCTGACCGGTTCCGGTCTGCTCAGTACCTACCTCGCTTTGCGCCTGGGCGCGGAAAAGGTCGATGGGCTGTGGATCGGCGCCATGATGGCGGCCTACTACCTCGGCCTGGTGCTGGGCGGCAAGATCGGCCACCGGCTGATCGCCCGCGTCGGCCATATCCGCGCCTATGTCGCCTGTGGCGGCCTGGTCACCGCCGCGGTGCTGGGCATCGGCCTGTTGCCGTGGATCGGCTTCTGGCTGGTGCTGCGGGTCGCCATCGGCCTGGGGATGATGTGCCAGTACATGGTCATCGAGAGCTGGCTCAACGAGCAGGCCGAGGCGCGCCAGCGCGGGCTGGTGTTCGCCGGCTACATGGTCGCCTCGTACCTCGGGCTGGTGCTCGGCCAGTTGGTGCTGGTGGTGCATCCGGGGTTGGGGCCGGAGCTGCCGATGATGATCGCGCTGTGCTTCGCGCTGTCGCTGATTCCGGTGGCGATCACCCACAAGGTCCACCCGGCACCACTGCGCCCTGCGCCGCTGGAGCCACGCTTCTTCATCCAGCGGGTGCCGCAGTCGCTGACCACGGTGCTGGTATCCGGCCTGGTGGTCGGTTCGTTCTACGGCCTGGCGCCGCTCTATGCGGTGGACCAGGGTCTGAGCACCGAGGAGATCGGTCTGTTCATGGGCGGCTGTATCTTCGCCGGCCTGCTGGTGCAGTGGCCGTTGGGCTGGCTGTCGGACCGCATCGACCGCGCCGTGCTGATCCGCAATGCGGCCATCCTGCTCCTGCTGGTCGCCCTGCCACTGGCGGCGCTGCCACTATTGCCGGTGCCGCCGCTGAGCCTGGCCTTGCTGCTGCCGATGGGCTTCCTGGTCTGCCTGGTGCAGTTCACGCTCTATCCGCTGGCGGTGGCGTTCTCCAACGACCACGTCGAGGGCGAACGCCGCGTCTCGCTGACCGCCATGCTGCTGGTGACCTTCGGCGTTGGCGCCTGTATCGGTCCGCTGGCGGCCGGCGCGCTGATGAAGGTGTTCGGCGCGAACATGCTCTATGCGTTCGTCTGCGCCTGCTCGCTGATCCTGATCTGGCGTGTGCGTCCCGAGAAGGTCAGCGGCGTGCACCGGGTCGACGAGGCACCGGTCAAGCACGTCGCCACGCCGGACAGCCTGGCATCCTCGCCGCTGTCCGCCGCACTCGACCCGAGGGTCGATGACAGGGCGGTGGAGGAACAGATGAAAGGCAACGACGCCACGGTGTCGTCGCCGGAGGCGGAAGAGGAAAGTCGACCGGCCTGA